One window from the genome of Streptomyces sp. WZ-12 encodes:
- a CDS encoding TetR/AcrR family transcriptional regulator — protein MEAAARVIARRGVRGLRVEELAAEAGVSTALIYYHFKDRAGILRRTMEFINDRAGSYTTDRDPDAAPLTPRQELEQTLLLELQDDEVVRENSTAWGELRASAIFEPHLREDLAKATLVWVQEIAALLGGIRPMATASSLTVAAERLTGLVEGLSMRWLSGILPLEHARELVLDAVDAELERLGRQ, from the coding sequence ATGGAAGCGGCCGCGCGGGTCATCGCCCGGCGCGGGGTCCGCGGGCTGCGGGTCGAGGAGCTGGCCGCCGAGGCCGGCGTGTCCACCGCGCTGATCTACTACCACTTCAAGGACCGGGCCGGCATCCTCCGCCGGACCATGGAGTTCATCAACGACCGCGCCGGGAGTTACACCACCGATCGTGACCCGGACGCCGCCCCCCTCACCCCCCGGCAGGAGCTGGAGCAGACCCTGCTCCTGGAACTCCAGGACGACGAGGTCGTCCGAGAGAACAGCACGGCGTGGGGGGAGTTGCGCGCCAGCGCCATCTTCGAGCCCCATCTGAGAGAGGACCTGGCCAAGGCCACGCTGGTCTGGGTCCAGGAGATCGCCGCGCTGCTGGGCGGGATACGTCCCATGGCCACCGCCTCCAGCCTGACCGTCGCCGCCGAGCGGCTGACAGGTCTGGTGGAAGGGCTCAGCATGCGCTGGCTCAGCGGCATCCTGCCTCTGGAGCACGCCCGTGAGCTGGT